The following is a genomic window from Planctomycetia bacterium.
GGTGTGGATCGGATGACTAGGTGACGGGCAACCCGATTTGGGGGGCTCGGCAAAGAGTAAGCCGGCGTGGATGATTACCCAGGGGGTATTTCTTCACGTCGGCTTTTTTTTTGTCCCTCTGAAACGGACCGGAAAAAGCGATGCCCTCCAATACGCCGCCTGCTGCACACATCCTGACGATCAACGGCGGCTCGTCGAGCATTAAGTTCGCGTTGTTCGAGGAAGGCCAATCGCTGCCACGACTCCTTGAAGGAGTGATCAAGCGCATTGGCCTGTCCGACGCGAGCTTTCATGTGAAAGGCGTTGATCCGGCGGACAATTTGTCGCGGCGGCTGCGGGCGCCGGACCATGCGGCGGCGGTTGGCGCGCTGTTGGACTGGATCGAGGAGCGCATCGGTCGCGATGCATTGGCGGCAGTGGGTCATCGCGTGGTACATGGTGGACCGGCGTATCGCCAGCCGCAACGCATCACCGCGGAAATGCTTGAGGAGTTGCACCGGATCAGTCCATTTAGTCCTGAGCATCTGCCGGCGGGGATTCTGTTGATCGAGGCCATTCAGCGCCGATTTCCCGACTTGCCGCAAGTGGCGTGTTTCGACACGGCGTTTCACCACGATCTGCCGCGCGTTGCCCGATTGTTGCCCATCCCGCGCCGCTACGAGGCGCAAGGAGTTCGGCGGTACGGGTTTCACGGGCTGTCATATGCGTTTCTCATGAAGGAGCTGGCCCGCGTGGCCGGAACGAGCGCGGCGCACGGCAGGGTCGTCCTTGCCCATCTCGGCAACGGGGTGAGCCTGTCGGCGATGCATGACGGGAAGCCCATGGACACCAGTATGAGTTTCACCCCGACGGCCGGCACACCGATGAGCACTCGCTCGGGCGATCTCGATCCCGGACTGGTGTGGTATCTGGCGCGCACTGAAAAAATGAGTGCGAATCAATTCAACGAGATGGTCAACACTCAATCCGGGCTGCTCGGCGTATCGGAGACCAGTTCCGACATGCGCGACCTGCTCGATATTGAATCGCAGGACGTGCGGGCGGCCGAGGCGGTCGGGCTTTTCTGCTACCAGCTTAAGAAATGGATCGGCGCGTTCGCCGCGGCGCTGGGCGGACTGGACACGCTGGTGTTCGCGGGCGGCATCGGAGAGAACGCGCCCGTGATTCGCACGCGGATCTGCGATGGGCTAGGGTTCCTTGGAATCCACCTCGACGAGAAGCGAAACGCGGTGAACGACGGCGTGATTTCGGCGGCGACGGGCCGGGTTGCGGTTCGAGTCATTCGCACGGACGAAGAGCTGATCATTGCGCGCTTTGTGTGGCGTACACTCGGACCCGGCGTGGATCTTGGAAAAGAGAAGCCGGACCACGAGAGCAATTAACTGCATCCCCGATCGAATGTTCGGCAGGTGAATCATGAAATGGTCCTGGAAACTAGCAGAGTTTCGCGGCATTGGCGTTTATATGCATGCCACGTTTCTGATCTTGATTGGCTTTGTGATCCTGAGTCACTGGTCGGCGGGCCAGAGTTTTGGAAAAACGCTGGAGGGGGTGGTTTTCATCCTCGCCCTGTTCGTATGCGTCGTGCTGCACGAGTTTGGACATGCGCTGATGGCGGCTCATTACGGCATCAAGACACGAGATATCACGCTGCTGCCCATCGGCGGTGTCGCTCGTCTGGAGCGCATGCCGGAGAAGCCGGTGCAGGAGCTCTGGGTGGCGCTGGCCGGTCCGGCAGTCAATGTGGTTATAGCCGCGGGAATCTTTCTATGGATTCGTTTCACGGACGCGTTCGTGCCGCTGGAACAACTCAGTGTGACCGGCGGTTCTTTTCTTGAACGGATGATGGTGGTCAATGTGATCCTGGTCGTGTTCAATATGCTGCCGGCTTTCCCGATGGACGGCGGGCGCGTGCTGCGGGCCCTGCTGGCAACGAGGCTCGAATACGCGCGCGCCACGCAGATCGCCGCGAACATCGGTCAGGCGATGGCCTTGCTGTTTGCCTTTTTGGGGTTCTTCACCAATCCATTCCTGATTTTCATCGGACTCTTCGTGTGGATCGGCGCGGCTCAGGAAGCGAGCATGGCGACCATGAAGGCCGCTCTGGGGGGCATTCCCGTGAAGCGGGCCATGATGACTGAGTTTCGCTCGCTACAGCCGGGGGATGTTCTGCAACGAGCGATCGAACTCGTTCTGGCGACCCCGCAGCAGGACTTCCCGGTCATCGAAGACGCTCGCGTGGTCGGCATTCTTCCCAGTCGCGAGTTGATGGTCGCGCTGCAGCAGCGCGGGCCTGACGCGCGGGTGGAAGATGTGATGCGTCACGATTTTCTCTCGGTGGACGCGAACGACATGCTGGATGCCGCCCTCGCTCGAATACGCGCAGCCGAATGTTGCATGACAGCCCCTGTCATCCATCACGACGTACTGGTCGGACTTTTGACGGCGGAGAATGTCCGCGAGTTTTTGCTCATTGTTTCAGCGTTAGGGGAACGACGTGCCCAGAATGCGGCGGTAACATCATGAATACTAAAAAGAAGCCTCTCAGCCCGGAACTGGTAAACAGGATCGACGCGTACTGGCGCGCATCCAACTATCTTTCGGTCGGCCAGATCTATTTGCTCGAGAACCCGCTTCTGAGAGAAGCGCTCAAAAGAGAGCATATCAAGCCCCGGCTGCTCGGCCACTGGGGTACGTCTCCCGGGTTGAACATCATTTACGTCCACCTCAACCGGATCATAACTGAACACGATTTGAATATGATCTTCATCACCGGCCCCGGACACGGCGGGCCCTCGCCCGTCGCTCACGCTTACCTCGAAGGCACATACAGCGAAGTCTATCCTAATATCTCGCAAGACGAGAACGGGATGCAGCAACTTTTCAAGCAGTTCAGCTTCCCCGGCGGCATCCCGAGTCACGTCGCTCCGGAGACGCCCGGCAGCATTCACGAAGGCGGCGAGCTGGGGTACGCCTTGTCGCACGCCTTCGGGGCCGCGTTCGATAATCCCGACCTGATCGTCGCGGCGGTGGTCGGCGACGGAGAGGCCGAGACCGGGCCACTCGCCACAGGCTGGCACTCGAACAAGTTCCTCAATCCCGTGACCGATGGCGCGGTGCTGCCGATTTTGCACCTGAACGGATACAAGATCGCCAGCCCGACCATTCTGGCCCGCATCCCCAAGGCCGAATTGCA
Proteins encoded in this region:
- a CDS encoding site-2 protease family protein — protein: MKWSWKLAEFRGIGVYMHATFLILIGFVILSHWSAGQSFGKTLEGVVFILALFVCVVLHEFGHALMAAHYGIKTRDITLLPIGGVARLERMPEKPVQELWVALAGPAVNVVIAAGIFLWIRFTDAFVPLEQLSVTGGSFLERMMVVNVILVVFNMLPAFPMDGGRVLRALLATRLEYARATQIAANIGQAMALLFAFLGFFTNPFLIFIGLFVWIGAAQEASMATMKAALGGIPVKRAMMTEFRSLQPGDVLQRAIELVLATPQQDFPVIEDARVVGILPSRELMVALQQRGPDARVEDVMRHDFLSVDANDMLDAALARIRAAECCMTAPVIHHDVLVGLLTAENVREFLLIVSALGERRAQNAAVTS
- a CDS encoding acetate/propionate family kinase, whose protein sequence is MPSNTPPAAHILTINGGSSSIKFALFEEGQSLPRLLEGVIKRIGLSDASFHVKGVDPADNLSRRLRAPDHAAAVGALLDWIEERIGRDALAAVGHRVVHGGPAYRQPQRITAEMLEELHRISPFSPEHLPAGILLIEAIQRRFPDLPQVACFDTAFHHDLPRVARLLPIPRRYEAQGVRRYGFHGLSYAFLMKELARVAGTSAAHGRVVLAHLGNGVSLSAMHDGKPMDTSMSFTPTAGTPMSTRSGDLDPGLVWYLARTEKMSANQFNEMVNTQSGLLGVSETSSDMRDLLDIESQDVRAAEAVGLFCYQLKKWIGAFAAALGGLDTLVFAGGIGENAPVIRTRICDGLGFLGIHLDEKRNAVNDGVISAATGRVAVRVIRTDEELIIARFVWRTLGPGVDLGKEKPDHESN